A region from the Alnus glutinosa chromosome 5, dhAlnGlut1.1, whole genome shotgun sequence genome encodes:
- the LOC133869935 gene encoding phospholipase A1-Igamma1, chloroplastic-like, with amino-acid sequence MAISTMIYCHLPATTQSRLSLIHAHKEALLDRPQAKAPSNLALRLAESLSHLLHLHVQTPPRTDLHQSIWSSFTEEKHSTPTTSPKEVIAHKWRDVHGSSDWDNLLDPLQPWLRREIVKYGELAQATYDAFDFDSFSEYCGSCRYNPRNMFEKLGLSRNGYTVSNYIYGMSHIHMPQWLERSHLADTWSKDSNWIGYVAVSDDEETRRIGRRDIVVAWRGTVAPSEWYEDMQRKLEPFGQGDAKVERGFLSLYTSKNESTRYNKTSASEQAMKEVTRLVEMYREKGEEVSLTITGHSLGGALALLNAYEAAATIPNLPVSVISFGAPRVGNVGFRDELNQLGVKTLRVVIKQDIVPRMPGLVFNESLQKFDDITGSLEWVYTHVGAELKLDVRSSPYLKRGFDLMGFHSLETYLHLVDGFLSSATTFRSGARRDVALVNKACDMLVDELRIPRCWYQLANKGLVCNAHGRWVKPKRDAEDIPSPAGREESTVNALAVGMQAQDAVESVLYALVLL; translated from the coding sequence ATGGCAATATCGACGATGATCTACTGTCATCTTCCTGCAACCACACAATCCAGGCTTTCTTTAATCCATGCCCATAAAGAAGCTCTTCTCGATCGCCCCCAAGCAAAGGCGCCATCAAATCTTGCTTTACGTCTCGCCGAATCACTCTCACATCTCCTCCACCTCCATGTTCAAACCCCTCCCCGGACCGATCTTCACCAATCAATTTGGAGCTCGTTTACCGAAGAGAAACACTCCACTCCCACAACTTCTCCCAAGGAGGTCATAGCGCACAAGTGGCGTGACGTACATGGTTCCTCGGATTGGGACAATCTTTTGGATCCTCTTCAGCCTTGGCTCAGACGAGAGATCGTCAAATATGGAGAACTCGCACAAGCAACATATGAcgcttttgattttgattctttctcCGAGTACTGCGGGAGCTGCCGGTACAACCCAAGAAACATGTTTGAGAAACTAGGCCTTAGCAGAAATGGCTACACGGTTAGCAACTATATTTATGGCATGTCGCATATACATATGCCTCAGTGGCTGGAGAGGTCACATTTGGCGGACACGTGGAGCAAAGATTCCAACTGGATCGGCTATGTGGCAGTCAGCGACGACGAGGAGACACGTAGGATCGGGCGGAGGGATATTGTGGTGGCGTGGCGCGGAACCGTGGCACCCTCGGAGTGGTACGAGGATATGCAAAGGAAGTTGGAGCCATTTGGGCAAGGGGATGCTAAAGTCGAACGTGGGTTTCTTAGCCTTTACACTAGCAAGAATGAATCTACAAGGTACAACAAGACAAGTGCCTCAGAGCAAGCAATGAAAGAAGTGACAAGGCTTGTGGAAATGTACAGGGAAAAAGGTGAAGAAGTAAGCCTTACGATCACCGGACATAGCTTGGGTGGCGCGCTGGCTCTGCTCAATGCTTACGAAGCCGCAGCAACCATTCCCAACCTTCCCGTCAGCGTGATTTCCTTCGGCGCACCGAGGGTCGGCAACGTCGGTTTCCGAGACGAGCTTAATCAGTTGGGAGTCAAAACACTGAGGGTGGTCATCAAGCAAGACATAGTCCCTCGGATGCCGGGGCTTGTTTTCAACGAGAGCTTACAAAAGTTTGATGATATCACCGGATCATTGGAATGGGTTTACACCCACGTCGGAGCCGAACTGAAGCTCGACGTTCGATCATCTCCATACCTCAAGCGTGGGTTCGACTTGATGGGGTTCCATAGCCTGGAGACATACCTTCATCTTGTGGACGGGTTTCTTAGTAGTGCCACAACATTTCGGTCTGGTGCGAGGAGGGATGTTGCGTTAGTGAACAAGGCGTGTGATATGTTGGTGGATGAGCTTAGGATCCCACGTTGTTGGTACCAATTGGCCAACAAGGGATTAGTATGTAATGCTCATGGTAGATGGGTAAAACCAAAGAGAGATGCAGAAGACATACCTTCACCAGCTGGTAGGGAAGAAAGTACTGTGAATGCTCTTGCAGTTGGAATGCAAGCACAAGATGCGGTTGAATCTGTACTATATGCTCTTGTTTTgttataa